In Stenotrophomonas sp. 610A2, one DNA window encodes the following:
- a CDS encoding AraC family transcriptional regulator, whose protein sequence is MAVTLSPQVLVRMFDPLPDVVFFIKDTECRYTHVNQTLMQRLAKKSREEIVGRSVLQLYPAHLAARYILQDRRVLTGEVIEDMLELQLYANRSPGWCLTLKQPLVEDNRIVGLIGISRDLGQPDREDSSFQRLHAAVEYMQAHFHEPLRVRTLAGKSGVSVAQLERLFKKVFQLTPQQLLTKFRIEAATRMLFTDTSIASVGQACGFSDQSAFARQFKHTVGMTPRDYRALAAAPK, encoded by the coding sequence ATGGCCGTCACCCTGTCACCGCAGGTATTGGTGCGCATGTTTGATCCACTTCCCGACGTGGTGTTCTTCATCAAGGACACCGAATGCCGGTATACACACGTCAACCAGACCTTGATGCAGCGGCTGGCGAAGAAGAGCCGCGAGGAGATCGTCGGCAGGAGCGTATTGCAGCTTTATCCTGCACACCTGGCCGCGCGCTACATCCTGCAGGACCGTCGCGTGCTGACCGGTGAAGTGATCGAAGACATGCTTGAGCTGCAGCTCTATGCAAACCGCAGCCCGGGCTGGTGCCTCACCCTCAAGCAGCCGCTGGTGGAAGACAACCGCATCGTCGGTTTGATCGGCATCTCACGTGATCTCGGCCAACCGGATCGCGAGGACTCTTCCTTCCAGCGTCTGCACGCTGCAGTGGAATACATGCAAGCGCATTTCCACGAGCCGCTGCGCGTGCGCACGCTCGCCGGCAAGAGTGGCGTCTCGGTCGCGCAGCTGGAACGCTTGTTCAAGAAGGTATTCCAGCTGACGCCACAGCAGTTATTGACCAAGTTCCGCATCGAGGCCGCCACCCGCATGCTGTTCACCGACACCAGCATCGCCAGTGTTGGCCAGGCCTGCGGATTCTCCGACCAGAGTGCATTTGCGCGACAGTTCAAGCACACCGTGGGCATGACGCCGCGCGACTATCGGGCGCTGGCGGCAGCGCCGAAGTAG
- a CDS encoding TonB-dependent receptor domain-containing protein produces the protein MKTNHRAERIPCRRRGQLAVAVAVALCATATGAAWAQDAAAGATQEKPAAAALDAKDLDTVIVTGSRIRREPGFEGPAPVTAISAEKIQASGYTQIADLVNQLPSFAATQTSQTANQTGNVGVSALDLRGMGVQRTLTLVDGRRQVASIPGTAGVDVSALPASMIERVDVVTGGASALYGADAVNGVVNFVLKRDYEGLEASVRYGDSSRGDMPTYTGDVLFGKNFADNRGNFTLYGFWEENSGTVRGQDRPWTANGYPYYARAKSSDPYVILDNSRNGYNSPNATVLLGNCTVANAANCLYTFNPDGSLRHSQLGPGGLTNLSTGFNVLQQGTTDGGEFGGRYDSWYLVTPSDRQTVRSTLDFDVNDALRLVGTINYSQSQSEASWRSLSTYGSGGSEVVPYYSPFITQEMITANGGAFTNGIAFGRHFDEELGHMRQQTDRKLLQATVGAEGYFDFLGRSWNYEAYYSYGRSRQRTRDLNAGSYDRLLSGLNSYVDGAGNPICWDGPAGCVAINPFKRLTSEMVDWLTYDTDWSTTTLTQKVASAYASGGLFDLPGGEAKIVVGAEYRKERNEIGTIAQYDPTNPAYDASLGTTQNGLNGEFSVKEIFSELSLPLLSGVTGAERLSLELAGRVSDYSTAGRTTTTKLGLEWAPIADITLRGTYGKAIRAPNIGELYTAGSVSSAWIYDPCNDYALANRTSTTSYTAGNCAAISPSDTSVGNYWQWKDIVYSGNVNLKPETAKTTTFGMVLRPRFISNLTVSADYYKIDLRGVISTLDYQTILNRCVDQASLDNAFCDLVTRDSAGDIVEVAVQQLNLSQSIARGVDINANWFYDLGGAAGSNAGRILVDLSYGRTLERKFVADPQNPDDAWDYLTLWGTPKWKGTVRTGWSNPKLSVYWTLRHVSKMRGSNTSTAAYEREWAGNTFYSDFYASYQFTPKFSVFGGLNNAFDRAPPRVPGAEAGGAGFNQSGYQAAVYDVLGRTFNIGLRMKL, from the coding sequence ATGAAGACGAATCATCGCGCCGAGCGCATTCCATGTCGTCGCCGTGGCCAGCTGGCAGTCGCTGTTGCCGTTGCCTTGTGTGCGACAGCAACGGGGGCTGCATGGGCGCAGGATGCCGCGGCAGGCGCCACGCAGGAGAAGCCGGCAGCCGCTGCCTTGGACGCCAAGGATCTGGACACCGTGATCGTCACCGGCTCGCGCATCCGCCGTGAGCCGGGCTTCGAAGGTCCTGCGCCGGTTACCGCCATCAGTGCGGAAAAGATCCAGGCATCCGGCTATACCCAGATCGCCGATCTGGTGAACCAGTTGCCGAGCTTTGCGGCAACCCAGACCAGCCAGACTGCCAACCAGACGGGCAATGTCGGTGTCAGTGCGCTGGACCTGCGTGGCATGGGCGTGCAGCGCACCTTGACGCTGGTGGATGGGCGCCGCCAGGTTGCGTCGATCCCCGGCACCGCCGGTGTCGACGTAAGCGCACTGCCTGCAAGCATGATCGAGCGCGTGGACGTGGTCACCGGTGGCGCATCCGCGCTGTACGGTGCCGATGCCGTCAACGGCGTGGTCAACTTCGTGCTCAAGCGCGACTACGAAGGCCTGGAAGCCAGCGTGCGCTACGGTGATTCCTCGCGCGGCGACATGCCTACGTATACAGGCGATGTTCTGTTCGGCAAGAACTTTGCCGACAACCGCGGCAACTTCACCCTGTACGGGTTCTGGGAAGAGAACTCAGGCACCGTGCGCGGCCAGGATCGTCCCTGGACCGCCAACGGCTACCCGTATTACGCACGTGCCAAGAGCAGCGATCCGTATGTGATCCTGGACAACAGCCGCAACGGCTACAACTCGCCCAATGCGACCGTGTTGCTGGGCAACTGCACGGTGGCCAATGCCGCCAACTGCCTGTACACCTTCAATCCGGATGGTTCGCTGCGTCACTCGCAACTCGGCCCGGGCGGGCTGACCAACCTCAGCACCGGCTTCAACGTGCTGCAGCAGGGCACTACCGATGGCGGTGAGTTTGGTGGCCGTTACGATTCCTGGTACCTGGTGACGCCATCGGATCGCCAGACCGTGCGCTCGACGCTGGATTTCGACGTCAACGATGCGCTGCGCCTGGTGGGTACGATCAACTACTCGCAGAGCCAGTCCGAAGCGTCCTGGCGCTCGCTCAGCACCTATGGTTCGGGCGGCAGTGAAGTGGTGCCGTATTACAGCCCCTTCATCACCCAGGAAATGATCACCGCCAACGGTGGTGCGTTCACCAATGGCATCGCCTTCGGCCGCCACTTCGACGAAGAGCTGGGGCACATGCGCCAGCAGACCGACCGCAAGCTGTTGCAGGCCACCGTAGGCGCCGAAGGCTATTTCGATTTCCTCGGTCGCAGTTGGAACTACGAGGCTTACTACTCTTACGGCCGCAGCCGCCAGCGCACCCGTGATCTCAACGCTGGCTCCTATGACCGGCTGCTGTCGGGCCTGAATTCCTACGTGGATGGCGCTGGCAACCCGATCTGCTGGGATGGCCCGGCCGGCTGCGTGGCGATCAATCCGTTCAAGCGCCTGACCTCGGAGATGGTCGACTGGCTGACCTATGACACCGACTGGTCAACGACCACGCTGACCCAGAAGGTTGCATCGGCCTATGCCTCCGGCGGCCTGTTCGACCTGCCCGGCGGTGAAGCCAAGATCGTGGTGGGCGCGGAGTACCGCAAGGAGCGCAATGAGATCGGCACCATCGCCCAGTACGACCCGACCAATCCGGCCTATGACGCCAGCCTTGGCACTACCCAGAACGGTTTGAACGGCGAGTTCAGCGTCAAGGAGATCTTCAGCGAGCTGAGCCTGCCGCTGCTGTCAGGCGTGACCGGCGCCGAGCGTCTGTCACTGGAGCTTGCCGGGCGCGTCTCGGATTACAGCACTGCCGGTCGTACCACGACGACGAAGCTCGGTCTGGAGTGGGCGCCGATCGCCGATATCACCTTGCGCGGCACCTACGGCAAGGCGATCCGTGCACCCAATATCGGTGAGCTGTACACGGCGGGCAGCGTGTCGTCGGCGTGGATCTACGACCCCTGCAACGACTATGCGCTGGCCAACCGCACCAGTACCACCAGCTACACGGCGGGCAACTGCGCGGCCATCAGCCCCAGCGATACCAGTGTCGGCAATTACTGGCAGTGGAAGGACATCGTCTATTCGGGCAACGTCAACCTGAAGCCAGAGACCGCCAAGACCACCACCTTCGGCATGGTGCTGCGGCCGCGCTTCATCTCCAACCTGACGGTGTCCGCCGATTACTACAAGATCGACCTGCGCGGGGTGATCTCCACCCTGGACTACCAGACCATCCTCAACCGCTGCGTCGACCAGGCCAGCCTGGACAACGCCTTCTGTGATCTGGTCACCCGCGATTCGGCTGGCGATATCGTCGAGGTGGCAGTGCAGCAGTTGAACCTCTCGCAGAGCATCGCCCGCGGTGTCGATATCAATGCCAATTGGTTTTACGACCTGGGCGGGGCAGCGGGTTCCAATGCTGGTCGCATTCTGGTTGACCTGAGCTATGGCCGTACGCTGGAACGCAAGTTCGTCGCCGACCCGCAGAATCCTGACGATGCGTGGGACTACCTCACGCTCTGGGGCACGCCGAAGTGGAAGGGCACGGTGCGCACCGGCTGGTCGAATCCCAAGCTCAGCGTCTACTGGACCCTGCGGCATGTTTCGAAGATGCGTGGCAGCAATACTTCAACTGCCGCGTATGAGCGCGAGTGGGCAGGCAATACCTTCTACAGCGATTTCTACGCCAGCTATCAGTTCACGCCGAAATTCAGCGTGTTCGGCGGTCTCAACAACGCCTTCGATCGCGCGCCGCCGCGTGTGCCGGGCGCGGAGGCCGGCGGTGCCGGCTTCAACCAGAGCGGCTACCAGGCCGCGGTGTATGACGTGCTTGGCCGCACCTTCAACATCGGTCTGCGCATGAAGCTCTGA
- the btuB gene encoding TonB-dependent vitamin B12 receptor: MKLSYHSLSLALALALPGVAAAQNAPTELDDVTVTATRTPVSIENSVVPVQVIDRAQIDHSQANSLQDLLRGRAGLDFANQGGNGKITSLFLRGSNSNQVLVLVDGVRVASATSGMAALQDLPVDQIERVEIVRGPRSSLYGSEAIGGVIQIFTRNAGKGLQQNLAITAGSNNLRQVSAGFSNRGERGWISAQGGYQETDGINACRGTAAGWGAGCFADEPDRDGYRNTSINVRGGYALTDTLSLEGHVLNADSFNEYDGSIFGGNEADNRQQVFGAKLAWAASERFNLSAQVGRNRDEADNYFADASTGTRSFASAFDTRRDTASVQGDFTIAEGQQITAGADWQNDKVTSSTAFDIDQRDNLGVFAEYQGQFGAHSLQASVRNDDNEQFGNHTTGSLGYGFAFGNGFRLTASAGTGFKAPTFNDLYYPGFSNPNLKPEESKSLNLGIAQYADNWNWTFNAYETRVDQLIGYDSNFDLVNVAEARIRGAELTGYLSLAGFDINAQASFTDPRDHTSGAATYDNLLARRARTSGRLDVDKSFGPLRLGVTAAGSGHRFDNAANSVRLAGYGTVDVRVEYAINDAWSLQAKAANVFDREYETVAWYNQPGREYQLTLRYNSKAN, translated from the coding sequence ATGAAACTGTCTTACCACTCTCTTTCGCTCGCCCTTGCCCTCGCACTGCCGGGCGTTGCCGCCGCGCAGAATGCACCGACCGAGCTGGACGACGTCACCGTCACCGCGACCCGTACCCCGGTCTCCATCGAGAACAGCGTAGTGCCGGTGCAGGTCATCGACCGTGCGCAGATCGACCACAGCCAGGCCAACTCGCTGCAGGACCTGCTGCGCGGCCGCGCTGGCCTGGACTTCGCCAACCAGGGCGGCAACGGCAAGATCACCTCGCTGTTCCTGCGTGGCAGCAACTCCAACCAGGTGCTGGTGCTGGTCGACGGCGTGCGCGTTGCTTCCGCCACCAGCGGCATGGCCGCACTGCAGGACCTGCCGGTCGACCAGATCGAGCGCGTTGAGATCGTGCGTGGCCCGCGTTCGAGCCTGTACGGCTCCGAGGCCATCGGCGGCGTGATCCAGATCTTCACCCGCAACGCTGGCAAGGGCCTGCAGCAGAACCTGGCGATCACCGCCGGCAGCAACAACCTGCGTCAGGTCAGCGCCGGCTTCAGCAACCGCGGTGAGCGCGGCTGGATCTCGGCCCAGGGCGGCTACCAGGAAACCGACGGCATCAACGCCTGCCGCGGCACCGCCGCTGGCTGGGGCGCTGGCTGCTTCGCCGATGAGCCGGACCGCGATGGCTACCGCAACACCTCCATCAACGTGCGCGGTGGCTACGCCCTGACCGACACGCTGAGCCTGGAAGGCCATGTGCTCAACGCCGACAGCTTCAACGAATACGACGGCAGCATCTTCGGCGGCAACGAAGCCGACAACCGCCAGCAGGTCTTCGGCGCCAAGCTCGCCTGGGCTGCATCGGAGCGCTTCAACCTGAGCGCGCAGGTTGGCCGCAACCGCGACGAAGCCGACAACTACTTCGCTGATGCCAGCACCGGCACCCGCAGCTTCGCCAGCGCCTTCGATACCCGCCGCGACACCGCCAGCGTGCAGGGCGACTTCACCATCGCCGAAGGCCAGCAGATCACCGCCGGTGCCGATTGGCAGAACGACAAGGTCACCAGCTCCACCGCTTTCGACATCGACCAGCGCGACAACCTTGGCGTGTTTGCCGAGTACCAGGGCCAGTTCGGCGCGCACTCGCTGCAGGCCAGCGTGCGCAATGACGACAACGAGCAGTTCGGCAACCACACCACCGGCAGCCTGGGTTACGGCTTTGCCTTCGGTAACGGCTTCCGCCTGACCGCCAGCGCCGGCACCGGCTTCAAGGCACCGACCTTCAACGACCTGTACTACCCGGGCTTCAGCAACCCGAACCTGAAGCCGGAAGAATCCAAGAGCCTGAACCTCGGCATCGCGCAGTACGCCGACAACTGGAACTGGACCTTCAACGCCTATGAAACCCGCGTCGACCAGCTGATCGGCTATGACAGCAACTTCGACCTGGTCAACGTTGCCGAAGCCCGCATCCGCGGCGCCGAGCTGACCGGCTACCTGTCGCTGGCCGGCTTCGACATCAACGCCCAGGCCAGCTTCACCGACCCGCGCGACCACACCTCCGGCGCTGCCACCTATGACAACCTGCTGGCCCGCCGCGCGCGCACCAGCGGTCGTCTGGACGTGGACAAGAGCTTCGGCCCGCTGCGCCTGGGCGTAACCGCTGCAGGCAGCGGCCACCGCTTCGACAACGCTGCCAACAGCGTGCGTCTGGCTGGCTACGGCACCGTTGACGTGCGTGTCGAGTACGCCATCAACGATGCATGGAGCCTGCAGGCCAAGGCCGCCAACGTGTTCGACCGCGAGTACGAAACCGTCGCCTGGTACAACCAGCCGGGCCGCGAGTACCAGCTGACCCTGCGTTACAACAGCAAGGCCAACTGA
- the cobT gene encoding nicotinate-nucleotide--dimethylbenzimidazole phosphoribosyltransferase has translation MTETWYGQACGQPSQEYRQRALLRQRQLTKPEGALGRLEALAVELAALQGVDQPAALRVPVIVFAGDHGVTAQGVSAYPAEVTVQMLHNFAAGGAAIAVLARELGLPLHVWDVGSRATAAIAGVVSAKTLHGTADFSTGPAMSVEDLEAAFDAGRRAVEAACADGADLLVLGEMGIGNTTAASAVAAALGEMSLDQLVGAGTGLDAVRMVQKKNLIARALSLHGEAISTAESPGCAALQRVGGLEIAALGAAMIAAAQRRIPVLVDGFIVSAAALAAVRINPSLRPWLLFSHQSAERGHIRLLETLQAQPLLSLDLRLGEGSGAALALPLVRMACALHNSMATFAEAAVADRGGGR, from the coding sequence GTGACAGAAACATGGTACGGGCAGGCCTGCGGCCAGCCTTCGCAGGAATACCGGCAGCGCGCCCTGCTGCGCCAGCGCCAGTTGACCAAGCCGGAAGGCGCCCTGGGCCGCCTGGAGGCGCTGGCGGTGGAACTGGCCGCGCTGCAGGGCGTGGATCAACCCGCGGCGCTACGTGTGCCGGTGATTGTGTTTGCTGGCGACCATGGCGTCACCGCGCAAGGCGTATCGGCTTACCCGGCCGAAGTGACGGTGCAGATGCTGCACAACTTCGCCGCTGGTGGCGCCGCCATTGCAGTGCTCGCACGCGAGCTTGGCTTGCCGCTGCATGTCTGGGATGTGGGCAGCCGCGCCACCGCCGCGATTGCCGGAGTGGTCAGCGCCAAAACGCTGCATGGCACGGCGGATTTCAGCACCGGTCCGGCGATGTCGGTCGAGGATCTGGAGGCTGCGTTCGATGCGGGTCGCCGCGCGGTGGAAGCTGCCTGTGCCGACGGCGCGGATCTGCTGGTGCTCGGCGAGATGGGCATCGGCAACACCACCGCTGCCAGCGCCGTGGCTGCCGCGCTTGGCGAGATGTCACTCGATCAGTTGGTTGGTGCTGGCACCGGGCTGGACGCGGTGCGCATGGTGCAGAAAAAGAACCTGATCGCACGTGCGTTGAGCCTGCATGGCGAAGCGATCAGCACCGCCGAATCTCCCGGCTGCGCGGCATTGCAGCGGGTCGGTGGCTTGGAGATCGCGGCGCTGGGCGCGGCGATGATCGCCGCCGCGCAGCGCCGTATTCCGGTGTTGGTGGATGGCTTCATCGTCTCTGCGGCGGCATTGGCGGCAGTGCGCATCAACCCGAGCCTGCGGCCGTGGCTGCTGTTCTCGCACCAGTCGGCTGAGCGCGGTCATATCCGCCTGCTGGAAACCCTGCAGGCGCAGCCGCTGCTGTCATTGGACCTGCGCCTGGGCGAAGGCTCCGGTGCCGCGCTGGCCTTGCCGCTGGTACGCATGGCCTGTGCCCTGCACAACAGCATGGCCACGTTCGCCGAAGCGGCCGTTGCCGATCGCGGTGGTGGCCGATGA
- a CDS encoding histidine phosphatase family protein, which yields MILDLMRHASTGRAGHLDGRTDPPLIDGAMDTLHRCHAGIGWSRVITSPRRRALDTAHALVAGSNQFCEIHPDWAELDFGDWDGLHFDEVPAEQLAGFYSEPHDVVPPNGESWQQFQARVEAQLHRLVDEDDGDGQPVLVVSHAGVLRLVVSRVCGMSLSSLWAMRIDYGTRVRLRVERGEDGQLWGELLELRQP from the coding sequence ATGATTCTCGATCTCATGCGGCACGCCTCCACTGGACGTGCCGGTCATCTGGACGGACGCACCGATCCGCCCTTGATCGATGGCGCGATGGACACCTTGCACCGCTGCCATGCCGGCATTGGCTGGAGCCGGGTGATCACCTCGCCGCGTCGGCGCGCGCTGGATACCGCGCATGCATTGGTGGCCGGCAGCAACCAGTTCTGCGAGATCCACCCGGATTGGGCCGAGCTCGATTTCGGCGATTGGGACGGACTGCATTTCGATGAAGTTCCTGCCGAACAGCTTGCTGGCTTCTACAGCGAACCGCACGATGTGGTGCCGCCCAATGGCGAATCCTGGCAGCAGTTCCAGGCGCGTGTGGAAGCGCAGCTGCATCGTCTGGTGGACGAAGATGATGGTGATGGTCAACCGGTGCTGGTGGTCAGCCATGCCGGTGTATTGCGGCTGGTGGTGTCGCGGGTTTGTGGGATGAGCCTGTCCTCGCTGTGGGCGATGCGCATCGATTACGGCACCCGTGTACGCCTGCGCGTGGAGCGCGGCGAAGACGGCCAGTTGTGGGGTGAACTGCTGGAGTTGCGACAACCATGA
- the cobS gene encoding adenosylcobinamide-GDP ribazoletransferase yields MIGRRLILAIQFLTRLPTPQVRDFRQEDLSRSAVYYPLVGAIIGVLLALPLYGLSDRPWLAGALTLLMWVWVTGALHLDGLGDVADAFGAAHRNPQRFLEVLKDPHMGVFGVVTLIMQLLLKFVLLTELAVGPLWFGIVLVPAWARWGTLWWSQRIPSLHGDGMGERFSWQLRPSAMWLWAALLAAISVLFAWPLLLALLLVPLVALWWKRKLGGISGDGLGASVEVVETLLMLALVILAPLATGFVGAA; encoded by the coding sequence ATGATTGGACGCCGCCTGATCCTTGCCATCCAGTTCCTGACCCGGTTGCCGACGCCACAGGTGCGCGACTTCCGCCAGGAAGATCTGAGCAGGTCAGCGGTGTACTACCCCTTGGTTGGCGCCATCATCGGCGTGCTGCTGGCACTGCCGCTGTATGGCCTGTCGGATCGGCCATGGCTGGCAGGTGCGCTGACCTTGTTGATGTGGGTATGGGTGACTGGCGCCTTGCATCTGGATGGCCTCGGCGATGTCGCCGATGCTTTCGGTGCGGCGCATCGCAATCCGCAGCGCTTCCTGGAAGTACTCAAGGACCCGCATATGGGCGTGTTCGGCGTGGTGACGCTGATCATGCAGCTGCTGCTGAAGTTCGTGCTGCTGACCGAGCTTGCGGTAGGCCCGTTGTGGTTCGGCATCGTGTTGGTGCCGGCATGGGCGCGCTGGGGCACCTTGTGGTGGAGCCAACGCATACCCTCGCTGCATGGCGATGGTATGGGTGAGCGTTTCTCCTGGCAGCTGCGACCGTCAGCGATGTGGTTGTGGGCGGCCTTGTTGGCTGCTATCAGCGTGTTGTTCGCGTGGCCGTTGTTGCTGGCACTGCTGCTGGTGCCGCTGGTTGCGCTGTGGTGGAAGCGCAAGCTTGGTGGCATCTCCGGCGATGGCCTGGGTGCAAGCGTCGAAGTGGTGGAGACGCTGCTGATGCTCGCCTTGGTGATCCTCGCACCGCTCGCCACCGGTTTCGTGGGAGCGGCTTGA
- a CDS encoding TfoX/Sxy family protein, which produces MSAPKLRNIGPKSAAWLRQVGLRSEQDLSAIGPVAAFMKVRRAGFKPSLNLLYSLEGALVGCHWQEIPEARRQQLVAEYEVAAGALPTTRAGQQAGPVHETHMQADADEEETTEIRFED; this is translated from the coding sequence ATGAGCGCACCCAAGCTGCGCAACATCGGCCCCAAGAGTGCAGCCTGGCTGCGTCAGGTTGGTTTGCGCAGCGAGCAGGATTTGAGTGCGATTGGCCCGGTTGCAGCGTTCATGAAAGTGCGCCGCGCTGGCTTCAAACCCAGCCTCAACCTGCTGTATTCACTGGAGGGCGCCTTGGTCGGCTGCCATTGGCAGGAAATACCCGAGGCGCGTCGCCAGCAACTGGTCGCCGAGTACGAAGTCGCCGCCGGCGCCCTGCCCACCACGCGCGCGGGCCAACAGGCCGGGCCGGTGCATGAAACGCATATGCAGGCCGATGCCGACGAAGAAGAGACCACCGAGATCCGCTTCGAGGATTGA
- a CDS encoding GAF domain-containing protein has product MFNTDTLTGSKPEQYAQLLAQARALVHGEADRIANAANLSALVYHALPQLNWVGFYFYDGKELVVGPFQGLPACVRIPLSKGVCGAAASSRQTQRIEDVDAFPGHIACDSASRSELVVPLVHNGALIGVFDIDSPVLARFDADDQLGLEAIAQVFVEALQ; this is encoded by the coding sequence ATGTTCAACACCGACACGCTCACCGGCAGCAAGCCGGAACAGTACGCCCAGCTGCTGGCCCAAGCCCGCGCCCTTGTCCATGGCGAAGCTGACCGCATTGCCAATGCCGCCAATCTGTCGGCCCTGGTTTACCACGCGCTGCCACAGCTCAACTGGGTGGGCTTCTACTTCTACGACGGCAAGGAACTGGTGGTTGGCCCGTTCCAGGGCTTGCCGGCCTGCGTGCGCATTCCGTTGTCCAAGGGCGTGTGTGGCGCCGCTGCCAGTAGCCGCCAGACCCAGCGCATCGAGGATGTGGATGCTTTCCCAGGCCACATCGCCTGCGACTCAGCCTCACGCTCGGAGCTGGTCGTACCCTTGGTCCACAACGGTGCGTTGATCGGCGTATTCGATATCGACAGCCCGGTGCTCGCGCGTTTCGATGCCGACGACCAGCTGGGGCTGGAAGCCATCGCCCAGGTGTTTGTCGAGGCGCTGCAATGA
- a CDS encoding phasin family protein, giving the protein MSAQPNDFSSYTQQFAAVANRANRLALENAESVFGVQLRTFERNTTAAAGFFGELAQAGAQADLQALLPKGMQLARDNMERLASANQEVLGLSLKTGEALGALVRQPFAAKPQRKTR; this is encoded by the coding sequence ATGTCCGCTCAGCCCAACGATTTCAGCAGCTATACCCAGCAGTTCGCTGCCGTGGCCAATCGTGCCAACCGGCTGGCGCTGGAGAACGCTGAAAGCGTGTTTGGCGTGCAGCTGCGTACCTTCGAACGCAATACCACTGCCGCCGCCGGTTTCTTCGGCGAACTGGCCCAGGCCGGTGCGCAGGCGGATCTGCAGGCCCTGCTGCCCAAGGGCATGCAGTTGGCGCGCGACAACATGGAACGGCTGGCCAGCGCCAACCAGGAAGTGCTCGGGCTCAGCCTGAAGACCGGTGAGGCCTTGGGCGCATTGGTCCGCCAGCCTTTCGCCGCCAAGCCCCAGCGCAAGACGCGCTGA
- the queD gene encoding 6-carboxytetrahydropterin synthase QueD produces MDIFKVFTLEAAHRLPNVPVGHKCSRLHGHSFRVELRVSGEPGPETGWIMDFSELKAAFQPLYDQLDHNYLNDIPGLENPTSERLAMWIWEKLKPALPLLSEVVVHETCTSGCSYKGDKAA; encoded by the coding sequence ATGGATATTTTCAAGGTTTTCACCCTGGAGGCCGCCCACCGGCTGCCCAACGTTCCGGTCGGCCACAAATGCTCGCGCCTGCACGGTCATTCGTTCCGCGTGGAATTGCGGGTCAGCGGCGAACCCGGCCCTGAGACCGGCTGGATCATGGACTTCAGCGAGCTGAAGGCCGCCTTCCAGCCGCTGTACGACCAGCTCGACCACAACTACCTCAACGACATCCCCGGCCTGGAAAACCCCACCAGCGAGCGCCTGGCGATGTGGATCTGGGAAAAGCTGAAGCCGGCACTGCCGCTGCTCAGCGAAGTAGTCGTGCACGAAACCTGCACCTCCGGCTGCAGCTACAAGGGCGACAAGGCCGCCTGA